CTTCCAAACCCTCCtccagcggggctgggggacagGGCCGGCCtccccccctcgccccggccccacaggcaggcaggctccCTCCGGGGCTGGCAGCAAGCACCTACAGGCAGGACAGGAGGGTGGTGAGCGGTAGCTCCTTCTCTCCCAGCAACGTGTCCCGCTTAAGGCTGCTGCCCTTGTTGACCACCTTGAGCTTCAGGGACATCTTCCTGGCGTGGCCGGGGCCCAGGCCATCGAAGAAGAAGTCCTCGTTGAAGATGGGGTTGCGGCTGTTCTTGACGATGGTGCTGcgctgcttctgcagcttccCGGGGTTGAGGCACAGCGAGACACAGCAGTTGATGCTGCGCAGGTCGACGAGGGCGTCGTAGAGGTCCTCAGCGGAGACGAGCCGCACGCGCAGCCGGGCGTTGGAGGGGTCGTACTCAGCGGCCAGGCGCAGGCTCCCGCCCCGGCTGAGCCGCAGGCTGTGCTCCCGGTCACGGCCCGGTGGCAGGTCCAGGGGCAGCAGGGCGGTGGGTGGCTGCCCCCCTGCCGGGGCGCTCCTGGCGCGGCGCTGGGCGCTGGGGCTGGTGTCAGCCGAGCTGTCGTCGGTGGACAGCGAGCTGTTGCGGGCCACAGAGTGCTTCAGCTTGATGACCTTGGACTGGCTCTCCTGGCTGAAGATCTTCAGCAGCGAGACGGAGCGGGAGAGCAGCGGGGAGCCGAAAGGCGAGGACTCGGCCGAGGAGCACGTGTCGCTCTCACCGCCGCTGAAGTAGCGGCCGGGGTGCATGAGGGCTGCGCCCAGGTCGGTGGGCGCCCGAGGCCCGCTCTCGCCGTTGAGCTTGGCTCTACGCTGGGCGCTGGGCGAGGTGGCCGGCGAGGGGCAGAGGCTGCTGTGCTCGCTGTGGAAAAGCGACTCTTTGCGCCGCGTGTGGGGGCTCTCCACCAGCGTGGCGAAGCCATAGGAGGTCTGCGCCTTGGGCACGTAGGGCAGTGACATGGCTGTCTGTGCCTGCGGGTCCACGTTGGTGCCGAAGCCCCCCTCGGCTGTCCAGTCCTCGGCGCTCTCGATCTGGATGATGTGCCGGCCAGTGGCCCGCGGCCGGGGCCGGCTGGATGGC
This region of Gymnogyps californianus isolate 813 chromosome 24, ASM1813914v2, whole genome shotgun sequence genomic DNA includes:
- the C2CD4C gene encoding C2 calcium-dependent domain-containing protein 4C is translated as MWLLERLRSVAENGGSRGAGPEESPRGSRYSNVLTPDKIPDFFIPPKLSAAPAEAEGPEPPAAPALGPSASEQDLAGRKPPRSPQPSSRPRPRATGRHIIQIESAEDWTAEGGFGTNVDPQAQTAMSLPYVPKAQTSYGFATLVESPHTRRKESLFHSEHSSLCPSPATSPSAQRRAKLNGESGPRAPTDLGAALMHPGRYFSGGESDTCSSAESSPFGSPLLSRSVSLLKIFSQESQSKVIKLKHSVARNSSLSTDDSSADTSPSAQRRARSAPAGGQPPTALLPLDLPPGRDREHSLRLSRGGSLRLAAEYDPSNARLRVRLVSAEDLYDALVDLRSINCCVSLCLNPGKLQKQRSTIVKNSRNPIFNEDFFFDGLGPGHARKMSLKLKVVNKGSSLKRDTLLGEKELPLTTLLSCL